In a genomic window of Styela clava chromosome 7, kaStyClav1.hap1.2, whole genome shotgun sequence:
- the LOC120328551 gene encoding uncharacterized protein LOC120328551, with the protein MMQFENPIGPPQNMQQTSGNPESQVGFNQFQQQHTPFYIDNILGPSPPANNSNGSSSILSRSTEEDTNVAVQNNNLDHNTNANAITPGPQSISPSISLSAPMTYHVEDGTSQPGLMNNIRPVTSAITYSTPPRSMNHQNSPGLVVPTPIQAVPGHPPPMLGYPQANPNYGRPGAMYEPQRIPGDFNSPHIPYHPAGSYGPGPGIYPYPHHDYATQAWLLERHAYTKLGRPMIWGPFMHRNMHKRKGGQVRFSNEQTSDLEKKFEEQKYLSPPERKKLAKSLQLTERQVKTWFQNRRAKWRRLKQDGGSGSQGDKRSDDCNSGNQVTDEESGDDLSSSEQNQSSTKDQTTGRDRSPPIKVVDIKDSSPRDGATPSSNGETKLATNHYPPFDQSLMLQREPGMNQQHQSSIIGNHQILPRPQNSYLPTADYNHNNGNQAQTGYSQPSSLTMPRFHHMQNAQTSYYQSAIGSSEYQNGHVDFSSPSLPITNHAIGHYSQQVSVNPTSAASHLMPGFDQNCTLP; encoded by the exons ATGATGCAGTTTGAAAACCCAATTGGGCCTCCGCAAAATATGCAACAGACTTCTGGAAATCCAGAATCACAAGTCGGGTTCAACCAGTTCCAACAACAGCACACACCGTTCTATATTGACAACATTTTGGGTCCATCTCCACCAGCAAATAATTCAAACGGCAGCTCAAGCATCCTGAGTCGAAGTACGGAAGAAGACACAAACGTTGCTGTTCAAAATAACAATTTGGACCATAATACAAATGCCAATGCCATAACACCTGGTCCACAATCTATAAGTCCTTCCATATCTTTATCGGCGCCAATGACATATCATGTAGAGGACGGAACAAGTCAACCCGGTTTAATGAACAATATCAGACCAGTGACTTCAGCAATTACATATTCAACGCCACCAAGGTCGATGAACCATCAAAACTCTCCTGGACTTGTAGTTCCAACTCCAATACAAGCTGTACCCGGACATCCTCCGCCAATGTTGGGGTACCCACAAGCAAATCCAAATTATGGCCGGCCAGGTGCAATGTACGAACCTCAAAGAATTCCAGGTGATTTTAATTCTCCACATATACCGTATCACCCAGCAGGATCATATGGCCCAGGTCCCGGAATCTACCCATACCCGCATCATGACTACGCAACGCAGGCTTGGTTGTTGGAGAGACATGCATATACAAAAT TGGGAAGACCAATGATATGGGGACCTTTTATGCATCGCAATATGCATAAAAGAAAAGGAGGACAAGTCAGATTTTCGAACGAACAGACATCAGATCTCGAGAAGAAATTTGAAGAACAGAAATATTTATCACCCCCTGAACGAAAGAAGCTCGCAAAGTCTTTGCAACTAACGGAAAGACAG GTGAAAACATGGTTCCAGAATCGAAGAGCAAAATGGCGAAGATTGAAACAAGATGGAGGATCTGGGAGCCAAGGAGATAAACGATCTGATGATTGCAACTCTGGTAACCAAGTTACAGATGAGGAATCGGGAGACGATTTATCATCCAGTGAACAAAACCAATCGTCTACCAAGGATCAGACAACTGGTCGTGACCGCTCACCACCCATTAAAGTCGTTGATATAAAAGACTCCTCACCTCGCGATGGTGCCACTCCGTCTTCAAATGGTGAAACGAAGCTTGCCACAAACCACTATCCACCATTTGACCAATCTCTAATGTTACAGAGAGAACCAGGCATGAACCAGCAACACCAATCATCAATAATTGGTAATCACCAAATACTGCCACGCCCACAGAATTCATATCTACCAACCGCGGATTACAATCATAACAACGGAAACCAAGCGCAAACTGGTTACTCGCAACCAAGTTCTCTCACAATGCCAAGATTTCACCACATGCAGAATGCTCAAACATCTTATTACCAATCTGCTATTGGTAGCTCTGAATACCAAAACGGCCACGTCGATTTTTCGTCACCTTCACTTCCTATTACCAACCATGCCATAGGTCATTATTCACAACAAGTATCAGTTAATCCCACAAGTGCTGCATCACATTTAATGCCAGGATTTGACCAAAACTGTACACTTCCTTAA
- the LOC120328733 gene encoding uncharacterized protein LOC120328733: MSLSPRSAALTTYALSSPIHQSWESALADVVGVLRIQYRSDDDVRLFLDSAEKVRHLQQSIAAKMEWNRRVIKEEMDSGIHSPPRARRIAKEVAIDFIRRYLDGEEEKLSMYRRLQDIQREKEDTLSTVLEYEREMKKVKDENAKLAISNQNLREENELMRTDKDELKLDSQKLKTENDQSRDENDRLRLENGKLREENKKVRQENQDLRNENGALRSENQKVRVENQKLRDECDDVRGENVKVRSENQSLRDENQEVRCENLKLRDNNASLRDENERLRSGNGTLMSDNRKLIQDNLELNSREDEMRMLVNIQQSILAGKAGASKEALRLQQKSHNDDVVDDSS, encoded by the exons ATGAGTCTAAGTCCAAGATCAGCCGCTCTCACAACATACGCATTGTCAAGTCCAATACACCAAAGTTGGGAAAGTGCACTTGCTGATGTCGTCGGGGTCCTCCGTATACAGTACag ATCTGACGATGACGTCAGACTGTTTCTCGACTCTGCCGAAAAAGTAAGGCACCTGCAACAAAGTATCGCCGCCAAAATGGAATGGAACCGAAGAGTAATCAAGGAGGAAATGGATTCTGGAATCCACAGTCCACCg AGAGCACGACGCATTGCAAAAGAAGTTGCGATTGACTTCATCAGGCGATATTTGGATGGAGAGGAAGAAAAATTATCC ATGTATCGACGCCTTCAAGATATTCAGCGCGAAAAAGAAGACACACTGTCTACAGTACTTGAATATGAACGTGAAATGAAGAAAGTGAAAGATGAGAACGCTAAACTTGCCATATCGAACCAAAATCTCCGCGAGGAAAATGAACTCATGCGTACCGACAAAGATGAATTGAA ACTGGATTCTCAAAAGTTGAAGACAGAAAATGATCAGAGCCGAGATGAAAATGATCGCCTGCGATTGGAGAACGGAAAGCTTCGAGAGGAAAACAAGAAAGTGAGACAAGAAAATCAAGATCTAAGAAATGAAAATGGTGCTTTGAGATCTGAGAATCAGAAAGTTCGAGTAGAAAATCAAAAACTTCGAGATGAGTGCGACGACGTCCGAGGAGAAAATGTAAAG GTGAGAAGCGAAAATCAGTCGTTGAGAGATGAGAATCAGGAAGTTCGATGTGAAAACTTGAAACTTCGTGACAACAATGCATCACTACGAGATGAAAACGAAAGGTTACGTTCAGGAAACGGCACATTGATGAGTGACAACAGAAAACTTATTCAAGACAACTTGGAGTTGAATTCAAGAGAAGATGAAATGAGAATGTTGGTTAATATCCAACAAAGTATCCTTGCAGGTAAAGCTGGTGCAAGCAAGGAAGCACTCCGCCTACAGCAAAAATCACACAACGATGATGTTGTGGATGACAGTTCCTGA
- the LOC120328634 gene encoding uncharacterized protein LOC120328634 has translation MTSLLQENRLRLQQRISQRLRGDVKSFITRDIVPQRYIPRRRRRPEEHLHTDPFRFQAQDLYRDGVLNEKWARPDSNQDHGDSIQLPIFKPRYTEMHTHKGVPSQKYVDVILDRKGPMHRLPSRYFGIASGIPKNKKYDDSLTIRSYRHTEDSYQDLVSVDKGDFADEPPYGRIVLIAPHKIQYAPQDSKRIYNIDNTSSVIKHRMEQKNMAALKGTKLSSSLYASTDNFEEAKQHVSRRNAELLRKIGKRLSASDRKFIGEITSQQSLFQKQKTIRTREAPPLPPIRITVTNPLPVPSPELESSPKQEAKQDDSTVSNENMKNMPLLKLSHTVKKKHKKKNKNAPKNDEKSKMLEENLSENTQSNKPEISETTKERKQSDSGHLMPAPITKITFQSYNAENLKKPKKSTNNVQVDRIVQDNIVAIHPRAVPRYDAPSVRISNFEMSENPRPDMIFRKDGTVGPAPPSTNYVHFQKTTRLGGQSRVLLSLKNRHFSNDREEILRSLKTGEEQLAIHSNASDLGDFHQPTGHHEGMVYRKLGRIKAMKRSLMAAHNAIMAGSDAGKIEIDTVTDEGRSERSFDSDQRPLKAAKSYYVNRLPDSYPSNTLQPPITGFYMGRSSDSNQHQISEKTRTMATQWSSNTSLDGESHITPLVPPNTAMLENMRRYQN, from the exons ATGACAAGTTTGCTTCAAGAG AATCGACTCAGATTACAACAGCGGATATCACAACGACTCAGAGGAGATGTAAAGTCTTTCATTACCAGAG ATATAGTACCTCAAAGATATATTCCTCGTAGACGAAGACGCCCAGAGGAACATCTCCACACAGACCCATTCCGATTCCAAGCACAGGATCTTTATCGAGATGGCGTTCTAAACGAGAA GTGGGCGCGACCGGATAGTAATCAAGATCATGGGGACTCTATACAACTTCCTATTTTCAAGCCAAGATACACTGAAATGCACACGCACAAAGGTGTTCCGAGCCAG AAATACGTTGATGTTATACTCGACCGAAAGGGACCAATGCATAGGCTTCCCAGTCGATATTTTGGTATAGCATCAGGAAtaccgaaaaacaaaaaatatgacgACTCTTTAACCATTCG GAGTTATCGACACACCGAAGATTCTTACCAAGATTTAGTAAGCGTAGATAAAGGAGATTTTGCAGATGAACCCCCTTATGG tcgaATTGTGCTCATTGCACCACATAAAATTCAATATGCTCCACAAGATTCAAAACGTATTTACAATATTGATAACACTTCGTCTGTAATTAAACACAGAATGGAACAGAAAAATATGGCTGCTTTGAAAG GAACAAAATTATCTTCATCATTATATGCATCCACGGACAACTTCGAAGAAGCAAAACAGCATGTCTCGAGAAGAAACGCAGAACTTCTCAGGAAGATTGGAAAACGTCTGAGTGCATCTGATCGCAAGTTTATTGGAGAAATTACGTCACAACAATCATTGTTTCAGAAACAAAAAACTATTCGAACCCGAGAGGCGCCTCCTTTACCGCCAATTAGAATAACGGTCACTAATCCCCTTCCCGTACCATCACCAGAATTAGAATCTTCTCCAAAACAAGAAGCAAAACAAGATGACTCTACTGTTTcgaatgaaaatatgaaaaatatgccGTTACTCAAACTATCCCACACGGTAAAAAAGaaacacaaaaagaaaaacaaaaacgcACCAAAGAATGATGAAAAATCCAAAATGTTGGAAGAAAATTTGTCTGAAAATACTCAATCGAATAAACCTGAAATTTCAGAAACCACAAAAGAGCGTAAACAGAG TGACAGTGGACATCTCATGCCAGCCCCAATTACAAAGATAACTTTCCAAAGCTACAACGCTGAAAACTTGAAAAAGCCAAAAAAGTCTACAAACAACGTCCAAGTTGACAGAATCGTACAGGATAACATTGTTGCGATACATCCTCGCGCTGTTCCACGATACGACGCGCCGTCTGTGAGAATCTCAAACTTTGAAATGTCTGAAAACCCGAGGCCAGATATGATCTTTCGCAAAGATGGGACCGTCGGACCTGCCCCACCTAGTACTAATTAcgttcattttcaaaaaactaCTAGACTTGGCGGACAGTCTCGAGTTTTACTTTCTTTAAAGAATCGACATTTTTCAAACGATCGGGAGGAAATACTGAGATCCTTAAAAACTGGCGAGGAGCAATTGGCAATTCATTCAAACGCCAGTGATCTAGGCGATTTTCACCAGCCTACAGGCCACCACGAAGGTATGGTTTATAGGAAATTGGGAAGGATCAAAGCAATGAAGCGATCCCTTATGGCCGCTCACAATGCCATCATGGCTGGTTCTGATGCCGGCAAGATAGAAATAGACACAGTGACGGACGAAGGAAGGTCAGAAAGATCATTCGATTCCGATCAAAGACCACTAAAGGCGGCAAAATCATATTATGTGAACCGTCTGCCCGATTCATATCCTTCTAATACTCTACAGCCACCAATCACGGGATTCTACATGGGGCGATCTTCTGATTCCAACCAACATCAGATTAGCGAAAAAACGAGAACTATGGCAACCCAATGGTCGAGTAACACCTCTCTTGATGGGGAATCACACATCACACCTCTCGTGCCACCCAATACTGCCATGCTTGAAAACATGAGACGTTACCAGAACTAA
- the LOC144425265 gene encoding uncharacterized protein LOC144425265 yields the protein MGTTSMLTERPFSEFLYKEWLVTETITYIDCVALLYVKISFCIYVVRRGAYLKQYQSKRERIHAVLNLLTIVACFSCFLKAIFGLDTIWGRSSRLSCVYLKPTKLALAFIAYISILGVYWFRVWSFYVSPSTRHLTTSVSRMVIKLFAPVTAVMTVGNLVFFLSTSQPVPVPPNGCLFLYRNVWEVSKYYIFAISTSLAHLLLLALLLHPLIRYKRNRPGGTNSTNEQGIMKLMVRVTVSSALTTIICMLSILAGELPPRPVDELSSFMFDVGLGASVFCLICSFVDWRKRLFPYMSVSEVNKDPPEMV from the coding sequence ATGGGGACTACGTCGATGTTGACGGAACGACCATTTTCCGAATTTTTATACAAGGAATGGCTTGTAACAGAAACAATAACATACATTGATTGCGTTGCGCTGCTATATGTAAAAATATCATTCTGTATTTATGTTGTGAGGCGAGGCGCCTACTTGAAGCAGTATCAAAGTAAGCGAGAAAGAATACATGCAGTTCTGAATCTGCTCACGATTGTTGCTTGTTTCTCATGTTTTCTGAAAGCAATCTTTGGATTGGATACAATTTGGGGAAGGAGCAGTCGCCTTAGTTGCGTTTACCTGAAACCAACAAAATTAGCGTTGGCATTTATAGCCTATATTTCTATTCTTGGAGTTTACTGGTTCAGGGTATGGAGTTTCTACGTATCTCCATCTACAAGGCATCTTACCACATCGGTATCAAGGATGGTAATCAAGTTATTCGCACCCGTAACTGCAGTTATGACAGTTGGGAATTTGGTTTTCTTTTTATCCACTAGTCAACCCGTACCTGTTCCTCCAAATGGGTGTCTATTCCTCTATCGTAATGTCTGGGAGGtttctaaatattatatattcgccATCTCCACATCTTTAGCTCATCTTTTACTACTGGCACTGTTACTTCACCCGTTGATTAGATACAAAAGAAATCGCCCAGGCGGAACGAACTCCACAAATGAACAAGGCATAATGAAACTAATGGTCAGAGTGACTGTGTCATCGGCGTTAACAACGATAATTTGCATGCTGTCTATTTTAGCAGGTGAATTACCTCCTAGACCAGTTGATGAACTTTCCTCATTTATGTTTGACGTTGGTTTAGGAGCCTCGGTGTTTTGTCTGATATGCTCCTTTGTCGACTGGAGAAAACGGTTGTTTCCGTATATGTCTGTATCAGAAGTAAATAAGGACCCACCTGAAATGGTGTGA